A part of Eubacterium sp. AB3007 genomic DNA contains:
- a CDS encoding low specificity L-threonine aldolase, with the protein MFSFECDYHEGAHPKILQRLIDINYEQLPGYGEDEYSARAKEKIRKACGTPNADVFFFGGGTMTNVTIIDSILETYEGVVSAETGHVNNHESGGVEFTGHKVLTVPSHDGKVAAADLLDLLHTFYNDEAWEHIVFPGALYISHPTEMGTLYTKAELQELADICHEYDMPLYLDGARLGYGLMAPGTDVTLRDIAEICDVFYIGGTKVGALCGEAVVFPRGDAPKHFFSIMKQRGAVFAKGRVPAIQFDVLFEDDLYLELGKNGIDRAMEIKKVFTDRGFELYTDSPTNQQYFVLANDFADRLREKVFFETTKKYDDDHIVARFCACWATTTEQVERLAALLDETAAELK; encoded by the coding sequence ATGTTTTCCTTTGAATGCGACTACCACGAGGGCGCGCACCCGAAGATCCTGCAGCGCCTGATCGATATCAACTACGAGCAGCTCCCGGGCTACGGTGAGGACGAGTACAGTGCCCGGGCCAAGGAGAAGATCCGCAAGGCATGCGGCACGCCCAATGCGGACGTCTTCTTCTTCGGCGGTGGCACCATGACCAATGTCACCATCATCGACTCCATCCTGGAGACCTACGAGGGGGTGGTGTCCGCCGAGACCGGCCACGTCAACAATCACGAGTCCGGCGGCGTGGAGTTCACCGGGCACAAAGTCCTCACGGTGCCGAGCCACGACGGCAAGGTGGCTGCTGCCGACCTGCTGGACCTGCTCCATACCTTCTATAACGATGAGGCCTGGGAGCACATCGTCTTCCCGGGTGCACTGTACATCTCCCATCCCACCGAGATGGGGACTTTGTACACCAAGGCGGAACTTCAGGAACTGGCGGACATCTGCCATGAGTACGACATGCCGCTGTACCTGGACGGTGCCCGGCTAGGCTACGGACTGATGGCGCCGGGGACGGACGTGACGCTCCGTGATATCGCGGAGATCTGCGACGTCTTCTATATCGGCGGCACCAAGGTCGGCGCCCTCTGCGGCGAGGCCGTGGTCTTCCCCAGAGGCGATGCGCCCAAGCACTTCTTCTCCATCATGAAGCAGCGCGGCGCCGTGTTTGCCAAGGGCCGCGTTCCGGCCATCCAGTTCGACGTGCTGTTCGAGGATGACCTGTACCTGGAACTGGGCAAGAACGGCATCGACCGGGCCATGGAGATCAAGAAGGTCTTCACCGACCGCGGATTCGAATTGTACACCGACTCTCCCACCAACCAGCAGTACTTTGTTTTGGCAAACGACTTCGCCGATCGGCTGAGGGAGAAAGTCTTCTTTGAGACCACAAAGAAATATGACGATGATCACATCGTCGCACGCTTCTGCGCCTGCTGGGCCACCACCACCGAACAGGTGGAGCGCCTGGCCGCCCTCCTGGACGAGACC